In Actinobacillus indolicus, a single genomic region encodes these proteins:
- the focA gene encoding formate transporter FocA produces the protein MFSPAEMAKIAEDGAVYKATKNQFYSFISAITAGAYISIAFVFYATTQVGAADMPWGVAKLIGGLVFSLGIIMCVVFGAELFTSTTMTIVAKASKRITWAQMFKNWLVVYGGNFVGATFIVLLVWFSGEIMAANGQWGLTILKTAQHKIHHTWIEAFSLGIFCNLMVCIAVWMAYAGKSLTDKAFIMILPIAMFVASGFEHCVANMFMIPMGVLIHGSASPEFWTAIGVDPSQFADLTMANFVVKNLIPATLGNIVGGAFFIGMVQWFLHLKKH, from the coding sequence ATGTTTTCACCTGCTGAGATGGCAAAAATCGCCGAAGATGGCGCAGTTTATAAAGCAACCAAAAACCAATTTTATTCTTTCATTTCAGCAATTACTGCTGGCGCTTATATTTCTATTGCCTTTGTCTTTTATGCTACCACACAAGTTGGCGCAGCAGATATGCCATGGGGTGTTGCTAAACTCATTGGTGGCCTCGTTTTCTCTTTAGGCATTATTATGTGTGTGGTATTTGGGGCAGAGCTTTTCACTTCAACGACCATGACGATTGTTGCCAAAGCAAGCAAGCGAATTACGTGGGCGCAGATGTTTAAAAATTGGCTGGTCGTTTATGGTGGCAACTTTGTCGGCGCAACCTTTATTGTGCTGTTAGTGTGGTTTAGCGGTGAAATTATGGCTGCAAATGGGCAGTGGGGCTTGACTATTTTAAAAACAGCCCAACATAAAATACACCATACTTGGATTGAAGCATTCAGCTTGGGGATTTTCTGTAATCTGATGGTCTGTATTGCGGTATGGATGGCGTATGCAGGTAAGAGCCTGACGGATAAAGCGTTCATTATGATTTTGCCGATCGCAATGTTTGTGGCATCTGGCTTCGAACACTGTGTGGCGAATATGTTTATGATCCCAATGGGCGTGTTAATCCACGGTTCTGCAAGCCCTGAATTTTGGACAGCGATAGGGGTTGATCCTAGTCAATTCGCTGATTTAACAATGGCAAATTTTGTGGTGAAAAATTTAATTCCAGCAACCTTAGGTAATATTGTTGGTGGTGCATTTTTCATCGGTATGGTGCAGTGGTTTTTGCATCTAAAGAAACATTAA